CGTCCACCTTGATGCCCATCTCTTTTAGCGCCGCTCCCGGGGTGATGCCTCCAACCATCGATAAGCCGAACCTATCCATGGAAACCGGCACTCCTAAAACAGGTTCGTTCGGCTCGCCCACAACCAGTATCCCGCCCCACCCTCTATCCTCCAGCTTCCTCAGCGTGGCAATAGTGTCCTCCCTCGCAACAGCCGGGATTTCCCTAAAAACCACTGGCAGCATCCCCGACCCGGTTTCTAGGAAGCTCGTTATGGACGTCTGGTTGCTTCGCACAAAGACCTCAAGCGGGGGTATCGTCGTCCCATCGTAGGAGATGAGCTCCACGAAGCGTATCGGCTTGTAGTTCACTGTCTGGACGAGCCCCCCATACTTGAATATCACCGGGATCCCAGAGTGGATTAGAACACCGTCTATAGTCAGGTCGCAAACAGTGAAGAAGGCTATCTCGCCCTCGGGGACAGAGATCTCATTGTACTCCTCACCTTCATCGAGCACCTTTATGTAAGGCGCCGGGAGCAATC
This window of the Candidatus Jordarchaeales archaeon genome carries:
- a CDS encoding NrpR regulatory domain-containing protein → MGTSDSFRKEIEILRILSQYKRPVGSTVIREELKKRGFLMSERAVRYHLQLLEEKGFVEGHERSGRTITAKGLEELGRALAAQRLNFVITQFLSLAYSVTYRPESKSGVVVTNVFLLDKNFYEKMLKMVEALWERRLLPAPYIKVLDEGEEYNEISVPEGEIAFFTVCDLTIDGVLIHSGIPVIFKYGGLVQTVNYKPIRFVELISYDGTTIPPLEVFVRSNQTSITSFLETGSGMLPVVFREIPAVAREDTIATLRKLEDRGWGGILVVGEPNEPVLGVPVSMDRFGLSMVGGITPGAALKEMGIKVDAFAPHCLIEIKDMEVI